Genomic DNA from Prunus persica cultivar Lovell chromosome G1, Prunus_persica_NCBIv2, whole genome shotgun sequence:
TGGTTTCAGATCCGCAATTCCAGATATATAGTCAAACTGAGTTTCCAATCTGATATTTTTGTGTttcaacaaatcaaaacaaaccaCACCTGTAAGAAATGATTCACAGCTCTTTTGACTACTGCAGGTTCATGGGGTTCTAACTGCACTTCAACAGAAATAAAAGTAACTTTTACAGCAACCAGAAGTGTTCAAATACGACATCTTCATAATTCTTCTACCTTATCCGGCAGACACAAactacaaagaaaatttaaatttttaaaaagtgacCTGAAATAGAACCATTGATTATTGGGTATTATTACAAAGCCCAAATTACTTAAAAGAAGAATGTTTAGCAAAACTAAACTCAAATCAACTTAAAAACgaatacaacaaaaaaatttcaaaatgctTTGAGATTTCCATGTGGATGCATGTAAATTCATACAAACTATCATATCAAAATACAAAACCGTTGGTAAAGTGATTCAGGCAATGGCATAAGGGGAGTGACACACACTAGGACACTTCAACAATCTTATATCATAGCCACAGAGCCAAGAGAAACTAGAGAAGAAATGCTTCAAAACTTTACGTTAACTTGCTAAAAACTTGGAAATCTGACTATAATAATGTCAATTATGTAAAGTGTTGTTGACTTAATCAAGGTTTTTTTGGAGGATGAAGAAAGCCTGCAAGAAATCTGGGTAAAAGTCCCACATAGGAAAGAGAATAAAGATGGATGAATTTATAAAGTGACACCTCATACATGTGGTACTCATGAAATTTTGTGTGCAgtcaattataaatatttgatgTTATCACCATGTGACTGCATGATAATGCAGGATCGATATTGTGATCATCAATTGGACTAACCCTTGTGGCAAATTGGACAAAGACAACAGACTGTGATCATGAAGATGATCTGGTGCTTGAGATCAAATCAAGTTGGGATTTGATGAAGGATATATTTTTAACAGGAGATTAACTAACGATCTGACTGCCAATCATCTTGAATTTCGAGACTCAAACTTTAAATGATAACCACAGTAACTAGCTACATATTCAGTCGTGAAATAGTTTGTAGTAGAATGTTGCAGTGAACTAACTGAAGGACTCAAATCAAAGCTAGATCTACCAATCAAGATTCAAATGAGatttgaaaaccaaaataaataggagTGATGTTGTTCAAACATGGAATCAATTGCATGAGGAATTGTAGTGTTAAAGTACACATAACCCTGTTTAACAGGTACCAAAAGTCTATATGCCCGTAGAACTCCCCATTGCAACACATCCCCAATCAATTCTCACTCTCTAGTTCATAGAATGAAAGTCAAAGGCTCTCCTAAACTACAAAAAAATGCTCGAAAGAAAGGTTCCCTCTGGTCCAAAAGACACGATATGCAAAATGCATCTAAACTACCCCATTGGGACCTGCACATACTCAAAAAAACAACTATTgttcctttctttcctttcctttacACAAGGGAGCTGTAAGCCAACAATATCTAAACTCCCTACTAACTTTGTAAACCCTGTAGGACCATGAGAAGTCTCTTGTTGATCTAGGAATGACCCACCACACCAAAAAAGGCAAGGAAAGAATCCCACAATTCTATGGTAACCTGGCAGTGTAACATGAAGTGGTGAACTGATTCCTCTGAATTTTACCAGATGCAACAAAATGATCCTCCCCTTCTCCAGGTTATCAGAGGCAATAATTCTACCCCAAGCCGAATACCAAAATAGGGATattaaaagacaaaaactaTCATGTACACATTTTCTTCAACTAAGAAGTCTTTGAAATTTATGTGCAATTCAAAAGTATGCTGCTTCTGTAACAGATTGATCAGACAACATCAAATTTAACTGTGACCTCAATGGAATGAGACAGCTTCACCACGAAGTGATTATATCACAGACCTTCAAATCAAAACCACCATATGAATCTTGAAggtaaaaataagaaagaaatgggACTTCTCAAATTGGTTaactcaatttttatttttatttatttgttaagaaGAGGAGTTTTACTATTTCCTCACTAACCGCATAAAtctgagaaaaataaaaacaaaatttgagttAAAACTTCATTTGTCCTATCCATTATATGCAGTGCAtagataatataatatactagCTTTAAAAATGACATACCACTTCACCAGGCTTCCTTTTGCTTATGCGCTCAACATCTACATGACAAACATTCGACAAGGCATGGACTCCTGCATcctacaacaacaaaaaacagaatGCATCCACCTCATTTCCCACCAAATGTAATGCATGCTAGAAAACAACTGCGACAAAGTGGCACTTAATACTAGTAATCCTATATACTTTAATAAGattagaaggagaagaaaacagTGGTAATGAACCCCAAATACAAGAAAGTCACCAGTAAATACAAAACAGACTTACAGTTCGACTTGAACAGAACATTGAAACCGGCTGGCCAATAAATTTGTGAAAAGCCTCCTACACAAATAAAAGAACCACTTGATTTGGAATAAAAATAGCAATTTGAATAAAGCATAAACCGCAGCTCAAGGATCCCATTAGTTGCAGAGACGAGGAAGGAAATGAAAGGACAATAGAACTCAAAAGTAACGAAATTTCCACTAGTAaccaaaaacataatatttataaatgtagttctctaatttatttttttcgtatTTTCTATCAACACCCAGACGGAGAAAACAAAGTatcataaatattaaataccTATGTGTTTAACTTCCTCCATTTTCTCACCAACCAAACAGAAATCAGAGCACAGTATTATTTCATGAACTTTCGTCCATTGATTTTCCTTATGCAAACGAAGATAATAAAAGTCAAACTTTGATCAAAGGCTAAAACGACAATGAATGAATCACCTCAAGAACGCCAACTACTGTACGGCAATTGGACTGTTGCTGAGACCCCGAGAAGCGAGTCCCAATGTACTCTATTGCGAGTAGATACCGTTGAATTCCAGGGCGTTGGCTCATCGATTctggttgttgttgttgttgttgttgttgttcgTCGTCGCTGAGATCGTCGGTGGTTTTGGAAATCTTTGAAGGCCTATGCGGAGAATGGGAGCTACTAATACTATCTAGTGAGTGCTTCAAATTTTCTGTCATTGATTTTCGAGCAATTTCTCAGGCCCCGAACAGTAAATTGGAGTCTGCTAGGGTTTTGCGAGTGTGAAGTTTCGAACGTTAGGAAAACAGGGTTTAAGGGCTTAAGCTGCTGTTTGGATGCAGGACTATATCAAACCAAAACCAGGATTGACAGTAAATAAGCAAATGCATCTGTActaatttacttttttcttcaattgcaatttgcatgTATTGCGTTAGAGTGGAGATGATAATACTAAACCAATCCAAATGTGTTCGGTGCTCGAATCACACAATTTGAGAGAGTCCAATActtgttatatttttttagactaTGTTTAATGGCGTTGTACTTGACTTCTTTCTCCGGTACCGATATAGTTTAGGCTTTCTAGCTAAACACAAATCATTCTGGAATTGGAGTAACGTGAGCTTTTTGATTCAAGAAAGATAAGGTCACGGTGAGAGAAGCCGTTTAGGATGTCAAGCGGAAGCGCACTGATCTTAACTAAGTTTACCATGTGATTGTTATTAAACTCAAATGGTTGTGATTTATAGACATCCATTAATTATGATTTAtaaagtttctttctttcaattttctggATTTACGAGttatgtttctttgtttcGCTAGTGCAATGATTTTCTCACAAAAACGCAAGACTGTTCAATTAATAATCAATCTGTTATAAGAGTGGGGAAAAAAGGACAATTATTTCCCAAACTCTAATTGTTCACCAGAAATTCAACTTGAATCACTACTACTCACCATCTAACTGACCcaagaaactaaaaaataaaaataaaaataaaaactaaacacGCACACCAGCTAGATAGAAAACCAGGATAGAAAACTATAACATAgactgaaaaacaaaaacaaaaaagagaaccaaggaagaaacaaaatcTCTAGACCTAAGGTGCTTTGACTAACTCACAAAATGCCTAAAGTGCAGACAAGGAATGTATATGCAGTCCTTAACCCATTCCTCATATCCATCATGGGCAACCATTGAGGGAAAGATTTTTGGTGAGTGAAATGAGAGATGCTCGATCGGAAGCCATCCTTATTCCAGCTGATTCATCATCAACGTTTCTCCCTcctgaatttatatgtttctgcAAAATGCGGCAATGAAGTTCGAAATTCAAACTCTACTTTAACAGCTATTTAGATGACAAAGAAAAGTAGGAACATTTAAGcattaaccaaaaaaagtgAACAATAGAACATTTCATTTCCACTATTTTTTGTCCAAGTGGAATCTCCAAAACATCATTCAACTTTAGAGGAAAAATATCTCAAAGTGAAAACGCGCTATTGTTCTATTGTTCACTATTTTTTGCAGATGAAGATTTCATCACTAACCACAACCAACCGAACAAGCCCACCCCTTAAAAACATCAGCAAAATACCCTTCAACCCTAATCTACCTTTTTTCtatatcattttatttaattttttattgatgaaTGGTAACTTAAACCTTAATCTACAATATAATTGGAACAGCCTAATATATGCcaataaaatacaaatcaaCCAAATAATAGTCATGCGGCGCATAAGCATAAGCAGTGTTTATAGTGTCCCGGCTTTAGTGCATTGCTTGCTAATAAGAGAATCAAATGAAGGATGTAGATGTAGTACCCAATATTAAACCAGGAAAAACAGAACTTACAGTAATATCATTATTGTCATAAGTTTCCATCTTCAAAGTTGCAGGCTTACTGCTCCTCTTGGCTTTCAGAGACTTTTCTCGATCctcatagaaaataaaatcatctAACAATGATGTTTTAGCTGTGTAGCTTTTAAATATGTTCAGCATTTCCAAACCTTGCTTCAGTCCAAtctgaaaattataaaacacaaaagaacAGTCTAAATtacaaacacaacaaaaacaatggaGCAGAGAACAATCTGAACATCCAAAGGCAAGACCTGAACGAAACATAATTTACACATCATGCGTATAGCACAACCTCAACTTAAGGACAAAATATGCTTAATAATTTAACAGACTTGTCATCAATGCGAATTATGTTTCAGTGTTTCAATGcacaaattaaaaagaaattaacaaatCTAACCAAAGCAAGACCTAGCAAACTTTCATTAgtttataaaataaagttaTTTAAAAGACAATGTAAccaatggaaaacaaaaaacaaagtagTACCTCTTGAGTGTCCCGGGTAAAAGTTACAGGTCTGTTATCATTATTTTCGAGGATAATATGCCGCAATTGAGTGTTAGGTATGTCCTTTATTACATGCCATTTTACTGGGAAGAAACCACTCCACTTGTCAACTTGCCAGAAATCCATATCTTTATTGAAATCCACCTGGCCAGCCATCTCAGCTAGGCCGATAAACTGTCCACTTCCATTTACCTGAGAATGAGAATAAGAGTTCAATCTCATTGTATTACCGAGCATGCCacataacaaaaaactcaaTAACCCAAAAACTCTAGAGATATTAATGTGAAAATGTGTGACATGGATCCCACATCCTACCATGTCAATTCATATCAATTATTGCATAAATCAAACTCAccgagaagaagaggaagatgggaCACTGTGTGCCTGTCTCCCTAGATTTTGATTCAGCATCACGAAATGACGCATCTAGTTTTTTATTGCCGTTTGGAGTGCTGGCCCAAACATCATATTTAATGGACTTATGGACGTCATCCTCACTGTAAGACTTGATGACATAAAACTTCGCTTTTTCATAATCAGTCTGAAAATCTGGTAGATTATATTGATCTCTATGGACTGTAAACGATAGTTCTTCCTTCTCAATTGCTGAATCTAAAGGAGCACTCTTGTTTCGGGACCTTGGACCACGTGTCAGCTCAGTTGAGGATTCAAAATCTTCATTCCTGTTATAGTTTTCCCTGGACTTAAATCTATCATTTCCATTCAAAATTCTCGCATTAGATTTGTAGTTCATGTGACCATTTGGAGGAAAAAGACCATACTTCTGATTAGCAAATGATGAGAACCTTCCAGCTGGGTTGTACCCCTTCAAAAGACCCGCTGAGAAATCATTGCCCAAATGCGATACCTGtagaataaaattcaaaagttcTATATCAACATTTCGAACACTATTCATGTCAAGCAAATACAATACAACACATAACATCCTATTAATGGTCTAAAGCAAATGCAGGAATCTTCTCTAACACTTAAGCAGCAAAGCCACCCACTACAGTAACAAATAAAGTGAAGCTATAAGTTGAGTGCTAACgtgaaaaattatcaaaaccaTAATGTTACCAAATCAAAGTTGCACAGAAAAATTATGCAAACTGCAAACCTTGTTTAATGATTTGAAGGGTTGTGTATGAGGGAGAGACTTGGAAAATCTGCTATGAAGATTGCCATTGGTTTTAGTCGAAATAAAGCCACCCGACTTAGACAAAGCAGCAGAACCTGGACCGACCTTTACATTTCCAAAACCAGAATTCGCTGCAGTAGAGACGTCTCCAACAAATGTTGTATCCCATGAATAACATGGCGCAGCTTCTGAACCATAGGAAACAGGAGGTTGCATATATCCTGAGGAAGGAAAATACTGCTGTTGACCAACACCTTGGCCGTCAATTCCCATAAGAGTTCCCGGGGCATATGGGTTATAGCCCGGAAGATAATAGACCATTGAACCATTGTCAGACTGCACACCCTGGATCAGCATAAAGGTGATAAGaataaaatgattttatgTTCAACCAGTAAGGACAGATTCATgataaaatttgattttccaAAACCTGATTGACAAATAGAAAGAGGAAGAACATACCGTATGCTGATTATTAGCGTGTAAATAACCATGATCATCCATCTGTGTAAACGATCCATTATAACCTGCTAAATATACAAgagtttcatatttttatacaatGAAGAATTCATAGGTAGTTTAACTAAAAGTACAAatttaacaaacaaaattgCACTAGATGCACTCTTCTTAAATGCTTTCAAGTTTTTTATGCATACACTtccaaaaaaaaggttttcatGTTTTTTACTGCATATACTTCTAATAAAGGATTTCATGTTTCTAATGATATATACGACTTGAGAGTTTCAACAAACAAGAACTGTATTACATACACCATTTATAAAGGGTTTCATGTTTCTTCTGTATATTTCAATCTCAAACTGATAGCCTTGTTACACTAGTCCAGACCAGACTAGTAACAGCCAATTCACCCCTTATCACACCCAACCCCAAGGGTGGGGGAAAATCTGTCTGAGCAtcccaaactgtccaaatacaaatattcaaaaaaGCACGCCCAATTGACCTACTTATATTTACCACCCTGTCTAAGACAAAGTTTACTCTTCTGCCAAGAGTAGATATAGAGGGATAACAAAACACCACGATTTTTAGTAAGGTAGTATAGTGTTCCACTAAAGGAACATATTTTAGTATAGCAAGAAAAAGATCATTTCGTTTGTATGCCATAACTACAAAGCTCTTTCCATTTATTGACTTGAGGTTCAATTAGACactaaatatttcttttttcaaaggAAATATACAAAATCTCGAGGCCAACTAGAACTATATACCattataaaaatcagattaaatacaaaaaatcattttcacATCTAACCTGGGTAATAATAATTGTAACAGCTAGTAGGTTGATAGTAAACACCATGCTCTCCAACTGAATCTTGATCAGTCTCACCTTTGATGCTAGAGTTGGAATCCAATAAAGAAGACATGGAGGGGATTGGATCAGATGGTATTCCGTCTTTTCCAGATACCTGCAAGAGAAATACAAGAAGAACAatggcaaagaaaaaaattatagttgaGCAAAAGTCCACACATTAACTTAAACTTGAGCTCTCACCgacaaaagtaaaaacaaatatatatatatataacaagaaaaaaacctATCTTTTTGAATGAGATAGAAcaatccaaaagaaaaatcaatacaCAAACCCAAGTCAGGTCAGTTGTATTCAGACCCAGACCATAAAGTatccaagaaaatacaaaTCAAAAAAACTCAATCTGTTTGGGTTCATACAGGTCTTCAGGTACAAAAGATTAAGAATCCCAGCTGGTAGCTTATAATCATTTAGACCAACAACTATACTTCCAACAACCAAAATTAAACTCTTCCCTCTAAAGCTCTACCCTTCTCTATAACACACAGAAGAGAACAAATTTTCAGCACCATAGGTATAAACATCCCGACTTACAGTCTGAAAATTTCATACTTTAAGCATGTGAAACACGCTTCATGCACATCAATGACTGCATTCTTAGCTAAGTTGGTACTAATGGACAACAACatcaaataaatttacaaaacaGCAAGCACAGATAGATTTAACGGGATAAGAGGGAGGGGACACACATGATcagacagagaaagagagagtgagagagagagaaggtgaAAGTTAAAACACTAAGAACAGGAATATTTGACATACCACTTCTTGCTGACTCAATCCGGTAACAGAATCTGCCGTCAGTACAGTGGATATAGGCTCTCCTGAAAACAGACAGTcaagaaaacaacacaactataaaaatagaaaacttaTTGCATCCAAAGGAATATTTCTATCAAGTACGCAGAAATTgaaatcaattggtccatcATACTGAACAAAATTTCAAGCCAATCATCACATTGCATAACTCTGGAAAATCCAACACCTGATATTTTAGTACAGAAATCATACGAAAGAGACA
This window encodes:
- the LOC18791072 gene encoding uncharacterized protein LOC18791072 isoform X3; translated protein: MAGEKKIEKGEPISTVLTADSVTGLSQQEVVSGKDGIPSDPIPSMSSLLDSNSSIKAGYNGSFTQMDDHGYLHANNQHTGVQSDNGSMVYYLPGYNPYAPGTLMGIDGQGVGQQQYFPSSGYMQPPVSYGSEAAPCYSWDTTFVGDVSTAANSGFGNVKVGPGSAALSKSGGFISTKTNGNLHSRFSKSLPHTQPFKSLNKVSHLGNDFSAGLLKGYNPAGRFSSFANQKYGLFPPNGHMNYKSNARILNGNDRFKSRENYNRNEDFESSTELTRGPRSRNKSAPLDSAIEKEELSFTVHRDQYNLPDFQTDYEKAKFYVIKSYSEDDVHKSIKYDVWASTPNGNKKLDASFRDAESKSRETGTQCPIFLFFSVNGSGQFIGLAEMAGQVDFNKDMDFWQVDKWSGFFPVKWHVIKDIPNTQLRHIILENNDNRPVTFTRDTQEIGLKQGLEMLNIFKSYTAKTSLLDDFIFYEDREKSLKAKRSSKPATLKMETYDNNDITKHINSGGRNVDDESAGIRMASDRASLISLTKNLSLNGCP
- the LOC18791072 gene encoding uncharacterized protein LOC18791072 isoform X6 encodes the protein MSSLLDSNSSIKGETDQDSVGEHGVYYQPTSCYNYYYPGYNGSFTQMDDHGYLHANNQHTGVQSDNGSMVYYLPGYNPYAPGTLMGIDGQGVGQQQYFPSSGYMQPPVSYGSEAAPCYSWDTTFVGDVSTAANSGFGNVKVGPGSAALSKSGGFISTKTNGNLHSRFSKSLPHTQPFKSLNKVSHLGNDFSAGLLKGYNPAGRFSSFANQKYGLFPPNGHMNYKSNARILNGNDRFKSRENYNRNEDFESSTELTRGPRSRNKSAPLDSAIEKEELSFTVHRDQYNLPDFQTDYEKAKFYVIKSYSEDDVHKSIKYDVWASTPNGNKKLDASFRDAESKSRETGTQCPIFLFFSVNGSGQFIGLAEMAGQVDFNKDMDFWQVDKWSGFFPVKWHVIKDIPNTQLRHIILENNDNRPVTFTRDTQEIGLKQGLEMLNIFKSYTAKTSLLDDFIFYEDREKSLKAKRSSKPATLKMETYDNNDITKHINSGGRNVDDESAGIRMASDRASLISLTKNLSLNGCP
- the LOC18791072 gene encoding uncharacterized protein LOC18791072 isoform X4; the protein is MAGEKKIEKGEPISTVLTADSVTGLSQQEVVSGKDGIPSDPIPSMSSLLDSNSSIKGYNGSFTQMDDHGYLHANNQHTGVQSDNGSMVYYLPGYNPYAPGTLMGIDGQGVGQQQYFPSSGYMQPPVSYGSEAAPCYSWDTTFVGDVSTAANSGFGNVKVGPGSAALSKSGGFISTKTNGNLHSRFSKSLPHTQPFKSLNKVSHLGNDFSAGLLKGYNPAGRFSSFANQKYGLFPPNGHMNYKSNARILNGNDRFKSRENYNRNEDFESSTELTRGPRSRNKSAPLDSAIEKEELSFTVHRDQYNLPDFQTDYEKAKFYVIKSYSEDDVHKSIKYDVWASTPNGNKKLDASFRDAESKSRETGTQCPIFLFFSVNGSGQFIGLAEMAGQVDFNKDMDFWQVDKWSGFFPVKWHVIKDIPNTQLRHIILENNDNRPVTFTRDTQEIGLKQGLEMLNIFKSYTAKTSLLDDFIFYEDREKSLKAKRSSKPATLKMETYDNNDITKHINSGGRNVDDESAGIRMASDRASLISLTKNLSLNGCP
- the LOC18791072 gene encoding uncharacterized protein LOC18791072 isoform X2, whose product is MAGEKKIEKGEPISTVLTADSVTGLSQQEVVSGKDGIPSDPIPSMSSLLDSNSSIKGETDQDSVGEHGVYYQPTSCYNYYYPGYNGSFTQMDDHGYLHANNQHTGVQSDNGSMVYYLPGYNPYAPGTLMGIDGQGVGQQQYFPSSGYMQPPVSYGSEAAPCYSWDTTFVGDVSTAANSGFGNVKVGPGSAALSKSGGFISTKTNGNLHSRFSKSLPHTQPFKSLNKVSHLGNDFSAGLLKGYNPAGRFSSFANQKYGLFPPNGHMNYKSNARILNGNDRFKSRENYNRNEDFESSTELTRGPRSRNKSAPLDSAIEKEELSFTVHRDQYNLPDFQTDYEKAKFYVIKSYSEDDVHKSIKYDVWASTPNGNKKLDASFRDAESKSRETGTQCPIFLFFSVNGSGQFIGLAEMAGQVDFNKDMDFWQVDKWSGFFPVKWHVIKDIPNTQLRHIILENNDNRPVTFTRDTQEIGLKQGLEMLNIFKSYTAKTSLLDDFIFYEDREKSLKAKRSSKPATLKMETYDNNDITKHINSGGRNVDDESAGIRMASDRASLISLTKNLSLNGCP
- the LOC18791072 gene encoding uncharacterized protein LOC18791072 isoform X5 translates to MAGEKKIEKGEPISTVLTADSVTGLSQQEVVSGKDGIPSDPIPSMSSLLDSNSSIKGETDQDSVGEHGVYYQPTSCYNYYYPAGYNGSFTQMDDHGYLHANNQHTGVQSDNGSMVYYLPGYNPYAPGTLMGIDGQGVGQQQYFPSSGYMQPPVSYGSEAAPCYSWDTTFVGDVSTAANSGFGNVKVGPGSAALSKSGGFISTKTNGNLHSRFSKSLPHTQPFKSLNKVSHLGNDFSAGLLKGYNPAGRFKSRENYNRNEDFESSTELTRGPRSRNKSAPLDSAIEKEELSFTVHRDQYNLPDFQTDYEKAKFYVIKSYSEDDVHKSIKYDVWASTPNGNKKLDASFRDAESKSRETGTQCPIFLFFSVNGSGQFIGLAEMAGQVDFNKDMDFWQVDKWSGFFPVKWHVIKDIPNTQLRHIILENNDNRPVTFTRDTQEIGLKQGLEMLNIFKSYTAKTSLLDDFIFYEDREKSLKAKRSSKPATLKMETYDNNDITKHINSGGRNVDDESAGIRMASDRASLISLTKNLSLNGCP
- the LOC18791072 gene encoding uncharacterized protein LOC18791072 isoform X1; this encodes MAGEKKIEKGEPISTVLTADSVTGLSQQEVVSGKDGIPSDPIPSMSSLLDSNSSIKGETDQDSVGEHGVYYQPTSCYNYYYPAGYNGSFTQMDDHGYLHANNQHTGVQSDNGSMVYYLPGYNPYAPGTLMGIDGQGVGQQQYFPSSGYMQPPVSYGSEAAPCYSWDTTFVGDVSTAANSGFGNVKVGPGSAALSKSGGFISTKTNGNLHSRFSKSLPHTQPFKSLNKVSHLGNDFSAGLLKGYNPAGRFSSFANQKYGLFPPNGHMNYKSNARILNGNDRFKSRENYNRNEDFESSTELTRGPRSRNKSAPLDSAIEKEELSFTVHRDQYNLPDFQTDYEKAKFYVIKSYSEDDVHKSIKYDVWASTPNGNKKLDASFRDAESKSRETGTQCPIFLFFSVNGSGQFIGLAEMAGQVDFNKDMDFWQVDKWSGFFPVKWHVIKDIPNTQLRHIILENNDNRPVTFTRDTQEIGLKQGLEMLNIFKSYTAKTSLLDDFIFYEDREKSLKAKRSSKPATLKMETYDNNDITKHINSGGRNVDDESAGIRMASDRASLISLTKNLSLNGCP